In one Alnus glutinosa chromosome 14, dhAlnGlut1.1, whole genome shotgun sequence genomic region, the following are encoded:
- the LOC133857216 gene encoding TOM1-like protein 2, giving the protein MDKLKLAQLGERLKTGGAQMGRMVTGKVKEILQTPTPESRMVDEATLETMEEPNWGTNLRICKMINGEELSGTEIVRAIKKKIAGGGKSAERSQKLSLDLLEACAMNCEKVFSEVASEKVLDEMMKMIDNPLTVTGNRKRAMDLIRAWGESEDLAYLPVFRQTYMSLKGRGIPPPLVQEGNSPPMEYSLESYVHQQPLSPPGTYPIPDTGMHDTDGTAFPLNYRNLSVEEKKEYLVITRNSLELLSSILDAETEPKPLKEDLTMNMLERCKQSQPAVKGIIESTTDDEGMLFEALYLHDELQQVISKYEQLEVTQKSGGQQPENSDPIKYEQLEATQKSGGELPETSDASKCEELEAAKKLGENLPLPENAPEAKSPTLSENNLVDSPKGDDAESSHEKKKGD; this is encoded by the exons ATGGACAAGTTGAAGCTAGCTCAATTGGGCGAGCGTTTGAAGACGGGAGGAGCTCAAATGGGCAGAATGGTGACCGGCAAAGTGAAGGAGATCCTCCAGACCCCAACGCCGGAGTCGAGGATGGTGGACGAGGCCACGTTGGAGACGATGGAGGAGCCCAACTGGGGGACGAACCTGCGGATATGCAAGATGATCAACGGCGAGGAGCTGAGCGGGACGGAGATCGTGAGGGCGATCAAGAAGAAGATCGCCGGCGGGGGGAAGAGTGCGGAGAGGAGCCAGAAGCTGAGCCTGGACTTGCTGGAGGCTTGCGCCATGAACTGCGAAAAGGTGTTCTCGGAGGTGGCGTCGGAGAAGGTGTTGGATGAGATGATGAAGATGATCGATAATCCGCTGACGGTTACGGGGAACAGGAAGAGAGCAATGGATTTGATTAGGGCTTGGGGAGAGTCCGAGGACCTCGCTTATCTGCCCGTGTTTCGCCAGACTTACATG AGCTTGAAAGGAAGAGGCATACCACCTCCACTAGTACAAGAAGGGAATTCGCCCCCAATGGAGTATTCCTTGGAGTCATATGTTCATCAACAGCCTTTGTCTCCACCTGGAACATACCCTATTCCTGACACAGGAATGCATGATACAGATGGTACTGCATTCCCCTTGAATTATAGAAACCTATCggttgaagaaaagaaagaatatctTGTTATAACTCGAAACAGTCTTGAACTACTCTCCAGCATATTGGATGCTGAAACGGAGCCAAAACCTTTGAAG GAAGATCTTACAATGAACATGTTGGAGAGGTGCAAGCAGTCACAGCCTGCCGTTAAGGGGATCATAGAAAGCACTACTGATGATGAAGGGATGCTCTTTGAGGCCTTATATCTTCACGATGAGCTTCAACAAGTAATCTCCAAGTATGAGCAGTTGGAAGTTACTCAAAAGTCCGGTGGACAACAGCCTGAAAACTCTGACCCTATCAAGTATGAGCAGCTGGAAGCTACTCAAAAGTCTGGAGGAGAACTGCCTGAGACCTCTGATGCCTCTAAGTGTGAGGAACTAGAAGCTGCTAAAAAGCTTGGAGAAAACCTGCCACTGCCAGAAAATGCGCCTGAGGCCAAATCACCTACTCTGAGTGAAAACAACTTGGTGGATTCCCCAAAAGGAGACGATGCTGAATCCAGCCACGAGAAGAAAAAAGGTGATTAA